From one Lycium barbarum isolate Lr01 chromosome 6, ASM1917538v2, whole genome shotgun sequence genomic stretch:
- the LOC132645797 gene encoding uncharacterized protein LOC132645797, which yields METESDVNAPSGTATVGATAGITVGTTVGTTVGPTNVASSSRPTAAHAMAPAEKPGRFSGINFKGWQQRMLFWLTTLGMQKFTNENPPATEEGMPENPRFMIIEAWKHADFLCKGYILSALDDDLYNVYSSAKTSKELWLALEKKY from the coding sequence ATGGAAACAGAAAGTGATGTTAATGCTCCTAGTGGAACTGCAACTGTTGGCGCGACTGCTGGTATTACTGTTGGTACTACTGTTGGCACTACTGTTGGGCCGACAAATGTTGCATCGTCAAGTCGTCCAACTGCTGCACACGCGATGGCACCGGCAGAGAAACCAGGGAGGTTTTCTGGTATCAACTTCAAAGGATGGCAGCAAAGAATGCTTTTCTGGCTGACTACTCTAGGCATGCAGAAGTTCACAAATGAAAATCCTCCTGCTACTGAAGAGGGAATGCCTGAAAACCCGCGCTTTATGATTATTGAGGCTTGGAAGCATGCAGATTTTTTGTGCAAAGGATACATCCTTAGTGCACTAGATGATGATCTGTATAATGTCTACAGTTCTGCCAAAACTTCAAAAGAATTATGGCTTGCACTCGAAAAGAAGTATTAA